The following proteins are encoded in a genomic region of Streptomyces sp. NBC_01723:
- a CDS encoding cysteine desulfurase, giving the protein MTQLPGLLDTEAIRKDFPILDRQVHDGQKLVYLDNAATSQKPRQVLDALSEYYERYNANVHRGVHVLAEEATALYEGARDKVAEFINAPSRDEVIFTKNASESLNLVANMLGWADDPYRVDHETEIVITEMEHHSNIVPWQLLAQRTGAKLRWFGLTDDGRLDLSNIDEVITEKTKIVSFVLVSNILGTQNPVEAIVRRAQEVGALVCVDASQAAPHMPLDVQALQADFVAFTGHKMCGPTGIGVLWGRQELLEDLPPFLGGGEMIETVSMHSSTYAPAPHKFEAGTPPVAQAVGLGAAIDYLRSIGMDKILAHEHALTEYAVKRLLEVPDLRIIGPTTAEERGAAISFTLGDIHPHDVGQVLDEQGIAVRVGHHCARPVCLRYGIPATTRASFYLYSTPAEIDALVDGLEHVRNFFG; this is encoded by the coding sequence GTGACACAGCTGCCGGGCCTCCTCGACACCGAGGCGATCCGCAAGGACTTCCCCATCCTGGACCGCCAGGTCCACGACGGACAGAAGCTCGTGTACCTGGACAACGCGGCGACCAGCCAGAAGCCGCGGCAGGTGCTGGACGCGCTCAGCGAGTACTACGAGCGCTACAACGCCAACGTCCACCGCGGCGTGCACGTCCTCGCCGAGGAGGCCACGGCGCTGTACGAGGGCGCGCGCGACAAGGTCGCGGAGTTCATCAACGCGCCCTCGCGGGACGAGGTGATCTTCACCAAGAACGCCTCCGAGTCCCTGAACCTCGTCGCCAACATGCTGGGCTGGGCCGACGACCCGTACCGCGTGGACCACGAGACCGAGATCGTCATCACGGAGATGGAGCACCACTCCAACATCGTGCCGTGGCAGCTGCTCGCGCAGCGCACCGGCGCGAAGCTCCGCTGGTTCGGCCTGACCGACGACGGCCGCCTCGACCTGTCCAACATCGACGAGGTCATCACCGAGAAGACGAAGATCGTCTCCTTCGTGCTGGTCTCCAACATCCTGGGCACCCAGAACCCGGTCGAGGCGATCGTGCGCCGCGCCCAGGAGGTCGGCGCGCTCGTGTGCGTCGACGCCTCCCAGGCCGCGCCGCACATGCCGCTGGACGTACAGGCCCTCCAGGCCGACTTCGTGGCCTTCACCGGCCACAAGATGTGCGGCCCGACCGGCATCGGCGTCCTGTGGGGCCGCCAGGAGCTGCTGGAGGACCTCCCGCCGTTCCTCGGCGGCGGTGAGATGATCGAGACCGTCTCGATGCACTCCTCCACGTACGCCCCGGCGCCGCACAAGTTCGAGGCGGGCACGCCCCCGGTCGCGCAGGCGGTCGGTCTGGGCGCGGCGATCGACTACTTGCGGTCGATCGGCATGGACAAGATCCTCGCGCACGAGCACGCGCTGACCGAGTACGCGGTCAAGCGGTTGCTGGAGGTCCCCGACCTGCGCATCATCGGCCCCACCACGGCCGAGGAGCGCGGCGCGGCGATCAGCTTCACGCTCGGCGACATCCATCCGCACGACGTGGGCCAGGTCCTCGACGAGCAGGGCATCGCGGTCCGGGTCGGCCACCACTGCGCCCGCCCCGTATGCCTGCGCTACGGAATTCCTGCGACCACGCGAGCGTCGTTCTATCTGTACTCCACGCCGGCCGAGATCGACGCACTGGTCGACGGCCTGGAGCACGTACGGAACTTCTTCGGCTGA
- a CDS encoding metal-sulfur cluster assembly factor, with the protein MTETVEMKPASEEEVREALLDVVDPELGIDVVNLGLIYGVHIDDANIATIDMTLTSAACPLTDVIEDQAKSATDGLVNELRINWVWMPPWGPDKITDDGREQLRALGFNV; encoded by the coding sequence ATGACTGAGACCGTGGAAATGAAGCCTGCCTCCGAGGAGGAGGTCCGCGAGGCCCTGCTGGACGTGGTGGACCCCGAGCTGGGCATCGACGTCGTCAACCTGGGCCTGATCTACGGCGTCCACATCGACGACGCGAACATCGCGACCATCGACATGACCCTGACGTCGGCGGCCTGCCCGCTGACGGACGTGATCGAGGACCAGGCCAAGTCCGCCACGGACGGCCTCGTCAACGAGCTGCGCATCAACTGGGTCTGGATGCCGCCGTGGGGCCCGGACAAGATCACGGACGACGGCCGCGAGCAGCTGCGGGCGCTCGGGTTCAACGTCTGA
- the sufU gene encoding Fe-S cluster assembly sulfur transfer protein SufU: MKLDSMYQEVILDHYKHPHGRGLREGDAEVHHVNPTCGDEITLRVKYDGTTISDVSYEGQGCSISQASASVLNDLLVGKDLAQAQRIQETFLELMQSKGRIEPDDEMEEVLEDAVAFAGVSKYPARVKCALLSWMAWKDATAQALDGADAEKETTA; the protein is encoded by the coding sequence ATGAAGCTGGACTCCATGTACCAGGAAGTCATCCTGGACCACTACAAGCACCCGCACGGGCGGGGCTTGCGGGAGGGCGACGCCGAGGTCCACCACGTCAACCCGACATGCGGCGACGAGATCACCCTCCGTGTGAAGTACGACGGCACGACGATCAGTGACGTCAGCTACGAGGGCCAGGGCTGCTCGATCAGCCAGGCGAGCGCCTCCGTGCTGAACGACCTGCTGGTCGGCAAGGACCTCGCCCAGGCGCAGCGGATCCAGGAGACCTTCCTGGAGCTGATGCAGTCCAAGGGCAGGATCGAGCCCGACGACGAGATGGAGGAGGTCCTGGAGGACGCGGTCGCGTTCGCCGGGGTCTCGAAGTACCCGGCCCGGGTCAAGTGCGCCCTGCTGAGCTGGATGGCCTGGAAGGACGCGACGGCCCAGGCGCTGGACGGCGCCGACGCCGAGAAGGAGACGACGGCATGA